In one window of Arthrobacter pascens DNA:
- a CDS encoding GNAT family N-acetyltransferase: MDTSVWLIPLDDLEPDACAIQLGAVACLELAPGQDDFVGDPLRMALAGLAEQARRPYVIEAGGQAVGVLTLQSGAARLAGWTDDDSAWLLRGFLIDRRQQGKGLGSLAAAAAVEAAAKLSVRRGTPEAGVVLSVNERNPAGLAAYHRAGFVDYGAYLGGSSGPQRTMFRRFLPVNSRKGIA; encoded by the coding sequence GTGGACACGTCCGTCTGGCTGATTCCGCTGGACGACCTTGAACCTGATGCCTGTGCCATCCAGCTCGGCGCTGTTGCCTGCCTGGAACTCGCCCCGGGCCAGGACGACTTTGTGGGCGATCCGTTGCGCATGGCGCTGGCCGGCCTGGCGGAGCAGGCGCGGCGCCCGTATGTCATCGAGGCCGGCGGGCAAGCGGTGGGCGTGCTCACGCTCCAATCCGGTGCAGCGCGCCTGGCAGGGTGGACTGACGACGACTCGGCGTGGCTGCTGCGAGGCTTCCTGATCGACCGGCGGCAGCAGGGCAAGGGGCTGGGCTCCCTGGCCGCGGCAGCTGCCGTGGAGGCCGCCGCAAAGCTGAGCGTCCGCCGCGGAACCCCCGAGGCCGGCGTCGTTCTTTCCGTGAACGAGCGTAACCCCGCCGGCCTCGCCGCCTACCACCGTGCCGGGTTTGTCGATTACGGGGCATACCTCGGCGGCAGTTCGGGCCCGCAGCGGACCATGTTCCGCCGTTTTTTGCCCGTGAATTCCCGCAAGGGCATTGCCTAG
- a CDS encoding VOC family protein, translating to MATQIYLNLPVKDLKRSVDFFTALGFSFNPDFTDENATCMIINDNAFVMLLVEGFFKTFTSKDVADATGSTEAIMAFSVDSREAVDETVRKALAAGGTPSQEVQDYGFMYNHSFQDPDGHLWEVMWMDPAGPPADGAAPAGSEPSAS from the coding sequence ATGGCTACGCAAATCTACCTGAACCTGCCCGTTAAGGACCTCAAGCGGTCCGTGGACTTTTTCACCGCGCTCGGATTCTCCTTCAATCCGGATTTCACTGACGAGAACGCCACCTGCATGATCATTAACGACAACGCCTTCGTCATGCTCCTCGTCGAGGGCTTCTTCAAGACCTTCACATCCAAGGACGTGGCAGATGCCACCGGCTCGACCGAGGCCATCATGGCTTTCTCGGTTGACAGCCGGGAAGCCGTGGATGAGACGGTCCGGAAGGCCCTGGCCGCCGGCGGAACGCCCTCCCAGGAAGTCCAGGACTACGGCTTCATGTACAACCACAGCTTCCAGGACCCTGATGGCCATCTGTGGGAGGTCATGTGGATGGATCCCGCAGGGCCGCCGGCTGACGGAGCAGCTCCGGCCGGCTCCGAACCATCCGCCAGCTGA
- a CDS encoding bifunctional [glutamine synthetase] adenylyltransferase/[glutamine synthetase]-adenylyl-L-tyrosine phosphorylase — translation MSLARRLISAGFSDLEKGERFLAAPELDGLDQDRLFAGLQMAANPDTALQSLVRLIEKHPDLRKLAAADPETSEPLYRVLGASEALGEFLIRHPEHLDAFEVTASPEPLQADPEELRAALLKSVRADPRSARPVAGISGTEAYAGLRTAYRRGVVDLAVKDLCAADPLDFMPAVGAELADLAGAAIEAALAVSRAEAAETFGAEDVADVGLAVIGMGKCGARELNYISDVDVIYVIESGELDDARASTIGTALATGISRAISSIAREPGLWEVDANLRPEGKSGPLVRTLPSHEMYYARWAESWEFQALLKARTIAGDLALGQRYEKAVAPLIWSSAGRDGFVESVQAMRRRVTEHIPAAEEQRQIKLGRGGLRDVEFTVQLLQLVHGKSDEALRCRDTTSAIAALSAGGYIGRSDAAGFDHAYRYLRLLEHRIQLFQLRRTHLMPVSEAALRSLAKAVLGPFSSERPPADALLADWRRTKRSVRELHERIFYRPLLNTAAKLSSEDARLTPEAAQGRLAALGYRDPQGAMRHIEALTAGVSRRAALQRQLLPILLDWLAEGVDPDAGLLAFRRVSETLGTTHWYLGMLRDSKAAAERLCHVLSNSRLIADLLEVSPESVKWLGHDRDLAPLSLEAQWQEITSKMSRHADPESAMRLIRLIRRREILRVAIADSAGLLGQDQVGAALADNDQAAVLGALRVAEGIVSARGPLKTAVLVVAMGRQGGREIGYGSDADVMYVHRALPGFTEEEAKEQAARIVAKVSSLLTQPLKPAIQAERVLQMDADLRPEGKSGAMVRSLDSFAEYYRRWSLIWEAQALLRARPMAGDDRLAHDFLELINPIRYPESISDQDVREIRRVKARVEAERLPRGADPARHLKLGRGGLSDVEWLVQLLQLQHAGKHAELRTTSTVEALEAAASLNLLAGDDARLLAEAWRLASRIRSANVIWSGRASDLLPSSRRDLEAVARWCGYEPGGAAALEEDYLRLSRRARAVFEKRFYGH, via the coding sequence ATGAGCCTTGCCCGCCGCCTCATCTCGGCCGGCTTCAGCGACCTGGAGAAGGGCGAGCGGTTCCTGGCTGCCCCCGAGCTGGACGGCCTGGACCAGGACAGGCTCTTTGCCGGCCTCCAGATGGCCGCCAACCCCGACACTGCCCTCCAGTCGCTGGTGCGGCTGATTGAAAAACATCCGGACCTGCGAAAGCTGGCAGCGGCGGACCCCGAAACCAGCGAGCCGCTCTATCGGGTGCTGGGAGCGTCGGAGGCCTTGGGGGAGTTCCTCATCCGGCATCCGGAGCACCTGGACGCCTTTGAGGTCACAGCAAGCCCTGAACCCCTCCAGGCCGATCCGGAAGAGCTCCGCGCCGCCCTCCTGAAGTCCGTCCGGGCCGACCCGCGGTCTGCCCGGCCTGTTGCCGGAATCTCTGGAACCGAGGCCTACGCAGGGCTACGGACGGCATACCGGCGGGGAGTGGTGGATCTCGCCGTCAAGGACCTGTGCGCCGCCGACCCGCTGGACTTCATGCCCGCAGTCGGGGCCGAACTCGCAGACCTTGCCGGCGCCGCCATCGAAGCTGCGCTGGCGGTGTCCCGCGCTGAGGCCGCCGAGACTTTTGGCGCCGAGGACGTGGCAGACGTGGGACTTGCCGTCATCGGCATGGGAAAATGCGGGGCGCGGGAGCTGAACTATATTTCCGACGTCGACGTCATTTACGTCATCGAGTCCGGTGAGTTGGACGACGCACGGGCCAGCACCATTGGGACGGCGCTGGCCACGGGGATCTCGCGGGCCATTTCATCCATTGCGAGGGAGCCCGGTCTGTGGGAAGTCGACGCCAACCTGCGGCCCGAAGGCAAATCAGGCCCGCTGGTGCGTACCCTGCCCTCGCACGAAATGTACTATGCACGTTGGGCCGAGAGCTGGGAGTTCCAGGCACTCCTGAAGGCACGAACCATCGCCGGGGATCTTGCCCTGGGCCAGCGCTACGAGAAGGCGGTGGCACCGCTGATCTGGAGCTCCGCCGGCAGGGACGGTTTTGTTGAGTCGGTCCAGGCCATGCGGCGGAGGGTGACCGAGCACATCCCGGCGGCGGAGGAGCAACGGCAGATCAAACTCGGCCGCGGCGGCCTCCGCGATGTGGAATTCACCGTCCAGCTGCTCCAGTTGGTCCACGGGAAATCCGACGAAGCCCTCCGTTGCCGGGACACTACGTCAGCCATTGCGGCTTTGTCGGCGGGTGGCTACATCGGCCGGTCCGACGCCGCCGGATTCGACCATGCCTACCGCTACCTGAGGCTGCTGGAGCACCGGATCCAGCTGTTCCAGCTTCGACGGACGCACCTGATGCCTGTCAGCGAGGCAGCGCTGCGCTCCCTGGCCAAGGCCGTCCTCGGACCGTTCTCCAGCGAGCGGCCACCTGCTGACGCCCTCCTGGCCGACTGGCGGAGGACCAAGCGTTCCGTCCGCGAGCTGCATGAGCGCATCTTCTACCGTCCCCTGCTCAACACTGCGGCCAAGCTCAGCAGCGAGGATGCACGCCTCACACCCGAGGCCGCCCAGGGCCGCCTCGCAGCGCTGGGCTACCGCGATCCGCAGGGCGCGATGCGCCATATTGAGGCCCTCACTGCCGGTGTCAGCCGGCGGGCAGCCCTGCAGCGCCAGCTGTTGCCCATCCTGCTGGACTGGCTCGCCGAAGGCGTAGATCCCGACGCCGGACTGCTGGCCTTCCGCCGGGTCAGCGAGACCCTGGGCACCACGCACTGGTATCTCGGCATGCTCAGGGATTCCAAGGCGGCGGCCGAGCGGCTGTGCCATGTCCTCTCCAACTCACGGCTGATAGCTGACCTGTTGGAGGTTTCACCGGAATCGGTGAAGTGGCTCGGACATGACAGGGATCTCGCGCCGCTGAGCCTCGAGGCACAGTGGCAGGAGATCACCTCCAAGATGTCCCGGCACGCCGATCCGGAGAGCGCCATGCGGCTGATCCGGCTGATCCGCCGGCGGGAGATCCTCAGGGTCGCCATCGCCGATTCGGCAGGACTGCTGGGGCAGGACCAGGTGGGGGCTGCGCTTGCCGACAACGACCAGGCCGCCGTGCTCGGCGCCCTGCGCGTGGCCGAGGGCATCGTCTCCGCGAGGGGACCGCTCAAGACGGCTGTGCTGGTGGTGGCGATGGGGCGCCAGGGCGGCAGGGAGATCGGCTACGGCTCGGACGCTGACGTGATGTACGTCCATCGTGCACTGCCCGGCTTTACTGAAGAGGAAGCCAAGGAACAGGCTGCCCGGATTGTGGCCAAAGTCTCCAGCCTGCTCACCCAGCCGCTCAAGCCGGCGATCCAGGCGGAGCGGGTCCTCCAGATGGATGCCGACCTGCGCCCGGAAGGCAAAAGCGGAGCCATGGTCCGCTCACTCGATTCCTTCGCGGAGTACTACCGCCGATGGTCCCTCATCTGGGAAGCGCAGGCACTGTTGCGGGCACGTCCGATGGCCGGAGACGACCGGCTTGCCCATGACTTCCTCGAGCTCATCAACCCCATCAGGTACCCGGAATCCATTTCGGACCAGGACGTGCGTGAAATCCGGAGGGTCAAGGCAAGGGTTGAAGCGGAACGGCTGCCCCGCGGCGCAGATCCCGCCCGGCACCTGAAGCTGGGACGCGGGGGACTGAGCGACGTCGAATGGCTGGTACAGCTCCTCCAGCTCCAACACGCAGGCAAACACGCCGAATTGAGGACCACCTCCACGGTGGAGGCGCTTGAGGCGGCAGCCTCGCTGAACCTTCTCGCCGGCGACGACGCCCGGCTCCTGGCGGAAGCGTGGCGGCTTGCCAGCAGGATCAGGTCAGCCAATGTCATTTGGAGCGGCAGGGCTTCGGACCTGTTGCCCTCCTCCAGGCGGGACCTGGAGGCCGTTGCCCGCTGGTGCGGCTACGAACCTGGCGGTGCGGCCGCTCTGGAAGAGGATTACCTCCGTCTCAGCAGGCGTGCCCGGGCCGTCTTTGAGAAGAGGTTCTACGGTCACTAG
- the glnA gene encoding type I glutamate--ammonia ligase: protein MDRQQEFVLRTIEERDVRFVRLWFTDVVGSLKSVALAPAEVEGAFEEGLGFDGSAIEGLARVFESDMLAQPDPSTFQILPWRGETEQTSRMFCDILTPDGEPSAADPRNVLKRTLAKAADMGFTCYTHPEIEFYLLKSQEPGPDGSPVPVDEGGYFDHVPGGVAQDFRRTAVTMLESVGISVEFSHHEAGPGQNEIDLRYADALQTADNIMTFRTVIKEVALQQGTYATFMPKPFTAHPGSGMHTHFSLFEGDTNAFYEAGAEYQLSKTARQFIAGVLKHAPEFTAVTNQFVNSYKRLWGGGEAPSYLSWGHNNRSALVRVPLYKPGKGQSARIEYRGIDSAANPYLAYAVLLGAGLKGIEEGYELPAAAEDDVWSLSSAERRAMGHDPLPASLHDAIRSMEESELLPQILGEQVFEHFLRNKRAEWQDYRLQVTPYELQRNLGIL from the coding sequence ATGGACCGCCAACAAGAGTTTGTCCTGCGCACAATTGAAGAGCGCGACGTGCGGTTTGTACGTTTGTGGTTCACCGACGTCGTCGGGTCGCTCAAGTCGGTGGCGCTGGCCCCGGCGGAGGTTGAAGGTGCGTTCGAAGAAGGCCTCGGCTTTGACGGCTCCGCCATTGAAGGACTCGCGCGGGTCTTCGAATCCGACATGCTCGCCCAGCCGGACCCTTCCACCTTCCAGATCCTGCCCTGGCGCGGTGAAACCGAGCAGACGTCGAGGATGTTCTGCGACATCCTGACCCCGGACGGAGAACCGTCAGCGGCTGATCCCCGCAATGTCCTCAAGCGCACGCTGGCGAAGGCCGCGGACATGGGCTTCACCTGCTACACGCATCCTGAAATCGAGTTCTACCTCCTCAAGTCCCAGGAACCCGGGCCTGACGGTTCGCCTGTTCCGGTGGACGAGGGCGGCTATTTTGACCACGTCCCCGGCGGCGTGGCACAGGACTTCCGCCGCACGGCCGTGACCATGCTGGAATCGGTGGGGATTTCGGTGGAGTTCAGCCACCATGAGGCAGGTCCGGGCCAGAACGAGATCGACCTCCGCTACGCGGACGCCCTGCAGACAGCGGACAACATCATGACGTTCCGCACGGTCATCAAGGAAGTCGCCCTGCAGCAGGGTACATACGCCACGTTCATGCCCAAGCCCTTCACGGCCCATCCGGGCTCCGGGATGCACACGCATTTCTCGTTGTTCGAGGGCGACACGAATGCGTTCTATGAGGCAGGCGCTGAGTACCAGCTGTCCAAAACGGCCCGGCAGTTCATCGCCGGCGTCCTCAAGCATGCGCCTGAGTTCACCGCGGTGACCAACCAGTTCGTCAACTCCTACAAGCGCCTCTGGGGCGGCGGGGAGGCCCCGAGCTACCTCAGCTGGGGACACAACAACCGCTCGGCGCTGGTCAGGGTGCCGTTGTACAAGCCGGGCAAGGGGCAGTCGGCGCGTATCGAATACCGGGGCATCGATTCCGCGGCCAACCCCTACCTCGCCTACGCCGTCCTGCTGGGCGCGGGGCTGAAGGGTATCGAGGAGGGCTACGAATTGCCCGCCGCCGCAGAGGATGATGTCTGGTCATTGAGTTCGGCCGAGCGCCGCGCCATGGGCCACGACCCCCTGCCCGCCAGCCTCCACGACGCCATCCGGTCCATGGAGGAGTCAGAACTCCTGCCCCAGATCCTTGGCGAGCAGGTCTTCGAGCACTTCCTGCGCAACAAGCGCGCCGAGTGGCAGGACTACCGGCTCCAGGTGACGCCCTACGAGCTGCAGCGCAACCTGGGCATCCTCTAG
- the panB gene encoding 3-methyl-2-oxobutanoate hydroxymethyltransferase: MASSNSSDSRASAEVPAPYGNGPAGLQSPSSETAARPAPKVRIHHLQQAKTDGTRFAMLTAYEQYTAEIFDQAGIEVLLIGDSASNNVFGNDTSLPVTVDELLPLCRAVARSAKRALVVADLPFGSYEVSAEQGVATGVRFLKEGLVHGVKIEGGKFYAETVRAMVQAGIPVMAHIGFTPQSEHALGGYRVQGRGDDAQRLIDDAVALAKAGAFCVLMEMVPADTAAAVDAAVSVPTIGIGAGNATTGQVLVWQDMAGLRGGRMAKFVKQYADLRTTLSDAAKAYADDVRSGQFPGPEHSF; encoded by the coding sequence ATGGCCTCAAGCAATAGCTCTGACTCACGCGCGTCCGCAGAAGTACCCGCACCCTACGGCAACGGACCTGCGGGGCTGCAGTCGCCGTCGTCGGAAACGGCCGCCAGGCCGGCGCCCAAAGTCCGTATCCACCACCTCCAGCAGGCCAAGACGGACGGCACCCGTTTCGCGATGCTGACCGCCTACGAGCAGTACACCGCGGAGATCTTCGACCAGGCCGGCATCGAGGTGCTGCTGATCGGCGACTCAGCGTCCAACAACGTCTTCGGCAACGACACCAGCCTGCCGGTGACGGTGGATGAGCTCCTTCCGCTCTGCCGGGCTGTCGCCCGGTCCGCCAAGCGGGCCCTGGTCGTGGCAGACCTGCCGTTCGGCAGCTACGAAGTATCGGCCGAGCAGGGTGTTGCAACCGGCGTCCGTTTCCTCAAGGAAGGGCTGGTCCACGGGGTCAAGATCGAGGGTGGCAAGTTCTACGCCGAGACAGTCCGTGCCATGGTCCAGGCCGGCATCCCGGTGATGGCCCATATCGGTTTCACCCCGCAAAGCGAGCACGCGCTGGGCGGCTACCGCGTTCAGGGGCGCGGCGATGACGCGCAGCGCCTGATTGACGACGCCGTCGCACTGGCAAAGGCAGGGGCGTTCTGCGTGCTGATGGAAATGGTTCCGGCAGACACGGCCGCTGCTGTGGACGCGGCCGTCAGCGTTCCAACCATCGGCATCGGGGCCGGCAACGCCACCACCGGACAGGTACTGGTCTGGCAGGACATGGCCGGCCTGCGGGGCGGCCGGATGGCGAAATTCGTCAAGCAGTACGCCGACCTCCGCACCACCCTCAGCGACGCCGCGAAGGCCTACGCCGACGACGTCCGGTCAGGCCAGTTTCCCGGGCCCGAGCACTCCTTCTAG
- a CDS encoding SPOR domain-containing protein codes for MTEYWYNVNTHEVEEDAMSDWSQLIGPYKTREEAEHALEKVRARNEAWEKGEDD; via the coding sequence ATGACTGAGTACTGGTACAACGTGAACACCCACGAGGTGGAAGAGGACGCCATGTCGGACTGGAGTCAGCTCATCGGTCCCTATAAGACGCGGGAAGAGGCCGAGCACGCCCTGGAGAAGGTCCGGGCCCGCAACGAGGCCTGGGAAAAGGGCGAGGACGACTAG
- the map gene encoding type I methionyl aminopeptidase, translating to MPSLASTAPTGTLTPGTVSPQLPVPASIPRPEYVGKPGPAKFTGSEVKSAETIEKIRIASRIAAQAIVEVGKHILPGVTTDQLDRVGHDFLLDHKAYPSTLGYRGFPKSLCSSLNEVICHGIPDSTVVQDGDIINIDITAFINGVHGDTNYTFLVGDVDEQSRLLVERTRESLNRAIKAVAPGREINVIGRAIESYAKRFGYGVVRDFTGHGVGEAFHTGLIIPHYDAAPAYNTVIEAGMVFTIEPMLTLGTVEWDMWSDDWTVVTRDRKRTAQFEHTLLVTDAGAEILTLP from the coding sequence ATGCCTTCCCTCGCCTCGACTGCACCCACCGGCACCCTCACCCCGGGAACCGTCAGCCCGCAGCTCCCAGTTCCGGCATCCATCCCCCGACCCGAGTACGTGGGCAAGCCCGGCCCGGCCAAATTCACCGGCTCCGAGGTCAAATCGGCCGAGACCATCGAGAAGATCCGGATCGCCAGCAGGATTGCCGCACAGGCGATCGTTGAGGTCGGAAAGCACATCCTGCCGGGCGTGACCACGGACCAGCTGGACAGGGTCGGCCACGACTTCCTCCTCGACCACAAGGCCTACCCCTCCACCCTGGGCTACCGCGGGTTCCCCAAATCCCTGTGCTCTTCCCTGAATGAAGTGATCTGCCACGGCATCCCCGACAGCACAGTTGTCCAGGACGGGGACATCATCAATATCGACATCACTGCCTTCATCAACGGAGTGCATGGCGATACCAACTACACCTTCCTGGTGGGCGACGTCGACGAACAATCCCGCCTGCTCGTGGAACGCACCCGGGAATCCCTCAACAGGGCTATCAAGGCGGTGGCGCCCGGCCGGGAAATCAATGTGATCGGCCGCGCCATCGAGTCCTACGCCAAGCGTTTCGGGTACGGTGTGGTGCGGGACTTCACCGGCCATGGGGTGGGCGAAGCTTTCCACACGGGGCTCATCATCCCGCACTACGATGCGGCACCGGCTTACAACACCGTGATCGAAGCAGGCATGGTTTTCACTATCGAGCCCATGCTGACGCTCGGGACGGTGGAGTGGGATATGTGGTCCGACGACTGGACGGTGGTCACCCGTGACCGCAAGCGGACCGCCCAGTTTGAGCACACCCTGCTGGTGACCGACGCCGGCGCCGAAATCCTGACCCTGCCCTGA
- the ppgK gene encoding polyphosphate--glucose phosphotransferase, which produces MAKKDEKSHKHAPLIGIDIGGTGIKGGIVDLKKGKLVGERFRVPTPQPATPVAVAEVVAQVVAELSARPEAPAPDSPVGVTFPGIIQHGVVHSAANVDKGWMETDIDGLLTARLGRPVEVINDADAAGLAEARYGAGEGVDGTVLVITLGTGIGSAFIFDGRLVPNAELGHLEIDGFDAESKASAVARERDGLSWEEYSVLLQRYFSHVEFLFSPELFIVGGGISKRADEYLPRLKLRTPIVPAELKNEAGIVGAALEIAIKHKLHK; this is translated from the coding sequence TTGGCCAAGAAGGACGAGAAGTCGCACAAGCACGCACCGCTGATCGGCATTGACATCGGCGGCACGGGAATCAAGGGCGGCATTGTCGACCTGAAAAAGGGCAAGCTCGTGGGCGAACGGTTCCGGGTGCCCACACCGCAGCCCGCCACACCAGTGGCCGTGGCGGAAGTCGTGGCGCAGGTCGTGGCGGAGCTTTCCGCCCGTCCCGAGGCTCCGGCGCCGGATTCGCCCGTCGGTGTGACGTTCCCCGGAATCATCCAGCACGGCGTGGTCCACTCGGCGGCCAATGTGGACAAGGGCTGGATGGAGACTGACATCGATGGCCTGCTCACGGCCCGGCTGGGCCGGCCTGTCGAGGTCATCAACGACGCCGATGCTGCAGGTCTTGCCGAAGCCCGCTACGGTGCCGGTGAGGGCGTTGACGGGACGGTCCTGGTGATCACCCTCGGCACTGGGATCGGTTCCGCCTTCATCTTCGACGGCCGCCTGGTTCCCAACGCCGAGCTGGGCCACCTGGAGATCGACGGCTTTGACGCCGAAAGCAAGGCATCCGCGGTGGCGCGGGAGCGTGACGGCCTGAGCTGGGAGGAGTACAGCGTGCTCCTCCAGCGCTACTTCTCACACGTCGAATTCCTGTTCTCCCCGGAGCTCTTTATCGTGGGTGGCGGCATCTCGAAGCGTGCCGACGAGTACCTGCCCAGGCTCAAGCTCCGCACGCCCATCGTGCCGGCGGAACTGAAGAACGAAGCAGGGATCGTCGGTGCGGCCCTGGAAATCGCCATCAAGCACAAGCTGCATAAATAG
- a CDS encoding SDR family oxidoreductase translates to MTTSQAAPSGVMIVTGASRGIGAAIARRASRAGYAVVVNYSADADGAMSVVRGIIADGGTAAAVQADVSDPAAVKAMFDDAARLGQLSAVVNNAGITGNLIGRLADVPADTVRRVMEVNVSGLIYVCQEAVRRLGDDGHGSGGSIVNISSTATKAGSPGTWAHYAASKGAVDVLTVGLAAEVAAQGIRVNCVAPGSTNTGLHAAAGMPDRMERLNPTIPMGRGAEPDEVAAAVMWLISGEAGYVTGAVLPVSGGR, encoded by the coding sequence TTGACTACTTCCCAAGCGGCCCCATCCGGAGTCATGATCGTCACCGGTGCCAGCCGCGGTATAGGCGCCGCGATTGCCCGCCGCGCCTCACGGGCCGGGTACGCCGTCGTCGTGAACTATTCAGCAGACGCTGACGGTGCCATGTCGGTGGTGCGCGGGATTATTGCCGACGGCGGGACGGCCGCCGCCGTCCAGGCGGACGTCAGCGATCCCGCAGCAGTCAAGGCAATGTTCGACGACGCGGCCCGGCTGGGGCAGCTTTCCGCCGTCGTCAACAACGCCGGCATCACCGGGAACCTGATCGGCAGGCTGGCTGACGTTCCGGCCGACACTGTGCGGCGGGTCATGGAAGTCAATGTGTCAGGCCTGATCTACGTCTGCCAGGAGGCTGTCCGCAGGCTCGGCGACGACGGGCATGGCAGCGGAGGCTCCATTGTCAACATCTCCTCCACGGCGACCAAGGCGGGTTCACCCGGCACCTGGGCGCATTATGCCGCGTCCAAGGGCGCCGTCGACGTCCTGACCGTCGGGCTGGCCGCCGAAGTTGCAGCCCAGGGCATCCGCGTCAACTGCGTGGCTCCGGGCAGCACCAACACGGGACTGCATGCAGCGGCGGGCATGCCGGACAGGATGGAGCGGCTGAATCCAACCATTCCGATGGGACGCGGGGCAGAGCCGGACGAGGTGGCGGCAGCCGTGATGTGGCTGATATCCGGCGAGGCGGGATATGTTACGGGTGCTGTGCTGCCCGTCTCAGGCGGCCGGTAG
- the nrdR gene encoding transcriptional regulator NrdR, protein MYCPFCRNPDSRVVDSRMADDGSAIRRRRQCPECGRRFTTVETTSLSVIKRSGVGEPFSRSKVINGVRKACQGRPVSEDDLALLAQEVEEQIRASGAAEIDAHEVGLAILGPLQKLDKVAYLRFASVYQAFESLEDFETAISLLRHESEEEAKELIGVGDEASKNAKSSEKTPL, encoded by the coding sequence ATGTACTGTCCGTTCTGCCGCAATCCCGACTCCCGCGTGGTGGACAGCCGCATGGCTGACGATGGCTCAGCCATCAGGCGCCGCAGGCAGTGCCCCGAATGCGGCCGTCGCTTCACCACGGTGGAAACCACCAGCCTCTCGGTGATCAAGCGCTCCGGCGTGGGAGAGCCTTTCAGCCGCAGCAAAGTCATTAACGGCGTCCGCAAGGCCTGCCAGGGCCGGCCTGTCAGTGAGGACGATCTCGCGCTCCTCGCCCAGGAGGTCGAAGAACAGATCCGGGCGTCAGGGGCAGCGGAAATCGACGCCCACGAAGTGGGCCTGGCCATTCTGGGACCGCTGCAGAAACTGGACAAAGTAGCGTACCTCCGCTTCGCCAGCGTGTACCAGGCCTTCGAATCCCTCGAGGATTTCGAGACCGCCATTTCGCTCCTCCGGCACGAGTCCGAAGAGGAAGCCAAGGAACTCATCGGCGTGGGCGACGAAGCCTCAAAGAACGCAAAGAGCTCCGAAAAGACTCCCCTGTAA